In the Sarcophilus harrisii chromosome 3, mSarHar1.11, whole genome shotgun sequence genome, one interval contains:
- the GALNT3 gene encoding polypeptide N-acetylgalactosaminyltransferase 3: MAHIRLLIKLFCKKLFHHKKLWKFGAVIFFFMVFLILMQREVSVQDSKDVSGMEKNKNKMFDLMIEAVNNIKDVMPKLQIKAPVRQNNNAGDRPCLQGYYTAAELKPFLDRPPQDSNAPGASGKSFKPENLSPEEQKEKENGEAKHCFNAFVSDRISLHRDLGPDTRPPECIEQKFKRCPSLPTTSVIIIFHNEAWSTLLRTVHSVLYSSPAILLKEIILVDDASEDEYLHDKLDEYVKQFQIVKIVRQKERQGLINARLLGASVATAETLTFLDSHCECFYGWLEPLLARIAENYTAVVSPDIASIDLNTFEFNKPSPYGYNHNRGNFDWSLSFGWESLPEHERQRRKDETYPIRTPTFAGGLFSISKEYFEYIGTYDEEMKIWGGENIEMSFRVWQCGGQLEIMPCSVVGHVFRSKSPHSFPKGTQVIARNQVRLAEVWMDEFKEIFYRRNTEAAKIVKQKTFGDISKRLEIKHRLQCKNFTWYLNNVYPEIYVPDLNPVISGYIQNKGRHLCLDVGENNLGGKPLIMYTCHGLGGNQYFEYSAQHEIRHSIQQELCLHAVQGPVQLNTCSYKGQKTLTIDVQKWEIQKDQLLYNPSLNLCLTGNGEHPSLVPCNPSDVFQQWDFVSQA; this comes from the exons ATGGCTCACATAAGACTACTGATAAAACTATTCTGTAAAAAACTTTTTCACCACAAAAAGCTCTGGAAGTTTGgtgcagtgatttttttttttatggtgttTTTGATTTTAATGCAAAGAGAAGTAAGCGTTCAAGATTCCAAAGATGTATCAGggatggagaaaaacaaaaacaagatgtTTGATCTAATGATAGAAGCTGTGAACAATATTAAAGATGTTATGCCCAAATTGCAGATAAAAGCCCCTgttagacaaaataataatgcTGGAGATAGACCATGCTTGCAAGGCTATTACACAGCGGCAGAATTGAAGCCTTTTCTAGATCGCCCACCTCAGGACTCCAATGCCCCTGGTGCTTCTGGGAAATCATTCAAGCCAGAAAATTTAAGCCctgaagaacaaaaggaaaaagagaatggggAAGCCAAACACTGTTTTAATGCTTTTGTTAGTGACCGGATTTCTTTGCACCGAGACCTTGGACCAGACACTCGACCTCCTGA ATGTATTGAGCAAAAATTTAAGCGCTGTCCTTCCTTGCCCACCACAAGTGTCATAATAATTTTTCACAATGAAGCATGGTCTACTCTGCTTAGAACAGTCCACAGTGTACTCTATTCTTCACCAGCCATACTGCTGAAAGAAATCATTTTGGTAGATGATGCTAGTGAGGAcg AATATTTGCATGATAAACTAGATGAATATGTTAAGCAATTTCAAATAGTAAAAATTGTCcgacaaaaagaaagacaaggtcTGATCAATGCTCGGTTACTAGGAGCATCAGTAGCAACTGCTGAAACGCTCACCTTTTTAGATTCCCACT GTGAGTGCTTTTATGGCTGGTTAGAACCTTTGTTGGCAAGAATAGCTGAGAACTACACAGCAGTTGTAAGTCCAGATATTGCATCAATAGATCTTAATACTTTTGAATTCAACAAACCTTCTCCTTATGGATATAATCATAACCGTGGAAATTTTGACTGGAGCTTATCATTTGGCTGGGAATCTCTTCCTGAACatgaaaggcaaagaagaaaggatgaaaccTATCCAATTAG AACACCTACTTTTGCAGGAGGTCTTTTTTCTAtatcaaaagaatattttgaatatattggaacttatgatgaagaaatgaaaatctggggaggagaaaatatagaaatgtctTTCAGA GTTTGGCAATGTGGTGGGCAGTTGGAGATTATGCCTTGCTCTGTTGTTGGACATGTTTTTCGCAGCAAAAGCCCTCATTCGTTTCCAAAAGGCACGCAGGTGATTGCTCGTAACCAAGTTCGTCTTGCAGAAGTCTGGATGGATgaatttaaggaaatattttatcgAAGAAATACTGAAGCAGCAAAAATTGTTAAACAG AAAACCTTTGGTGATATTTCAAAAAGACTTGAAATAAAACACCGTCTCCAATGTAAAAATTTTACTTGGTATTTAAACAATGTTTATCCAGAAATATATGTGCCAGATCTTAACCCTGTAATATCTGGATAT aTACAAAACAAAGGCCGTCATTTATGCTTGGATGTTGGAGAAAACAACCTAGGAGGCAAACCACTAATTATGTATACATGTCATGGTCTTGGGGGAAACCAg TATTTTGAATATTCTGCGCAACATGAAATTAGGCATAGCATCCAGCAGGAGTTATGTCTTCATGCTGTTCAAGGCCCGGTTCAGTTGAATACATGTAGCTACAAAGGTCAGAAAACACTTACCATTGATGTACAGAAATGGGAAATTCAAAAG GATCAACTACTATACAATCCATCATTAAACCTGTGTCTTACAGGAAATGGAGAACATCCAAGCTTGGTGCCATGCAATCCATCAGATGTATTCCAGCAATGGGATTTTGTCAGTCAGGCTTAA